A window of the Archocentrus centrarchus isolate MPI-CPG fArcCen1 chromosome 17, fArcCen1, whole genome shotgun sequence genome harbors these coding sequences:
- the lpin2 gene encoding phosphatidate phosphatase LPIN2 isoform X1, producing MGMKRQRSWGNRELQGSNTEDSTDNSEQDESSSLRSSWSLADTMNYVGQLAGQVLVTVKELYKGINQATLSGCIDVVVVRQRDGTYQCSPFHVRFGKLGVLRSKEKVIDIEVNGEPVDLHMKLGDNGEAFFVQEAEQQNQIVPAHLATSPIPTESHLFWISEVEHRAPKDLEDDPADPEDTPDPPAPSTVATKKKKRRRKKHKGDPRREELTPPSVTTGNAVAANTLAATTATMPSSGQNEEIFEMDLSSDEEAAVHVSRSPSVTTVRDIDPKLPAARHNLDGYPMSDGDWPAGDGHGLSQAFSPKSDSELVMRPSESLLRAESHMQWTWGEFPETTRVTKKEKSEPLKTVTITPSESTHFRVILSSEAMENETEVEKEDAARSSVCNIVKPEPRTPVTAVTTVSPISSVSTISSVSPETPTEPFDVLLSTSTTCSSPQTDSPSKKKGVPKRSQHQGPEDIYLDDLNVLEPDVAARYFPKSETEAAAKHWIDSEMRSGSQSPQSVGSAAADSGTECLSDSTSDLPDVTLSLCGGLTENAEISKERFMEHIITYHEFAENPAIIDNPNLVVRIGNRYYNWTLAAPLILSLQAFQKNLPKATEEAWVKEKMPKKSGRWWFWRKRADSTIKQSETKLETKEEPHLEGEGPSTSQEKLALTPKARDSSSDEESKEVSAASCQERLQPVDGQHHPSPHTYRKSLRLSSDQIASLKLKEGPNDVTFSITTQYQGTCRCEGTIYLWNWNDKVIISDIDGTITKSDVFGQILPQLGKDWTHQGIAKLYHSVAENGYKFLYCSARAIGMADMTRGYLQWVNDGGTILPRGPLMLSPSSLFSAFHREVIEKKPEIFKIECLTDIKNLFQHNKQPFYAAFGNRANDVFAYKEVGVPVCRIFTVNPKGELIQEQTKGNKSSYGRLSELVEHVFPLLSKEQNEAFVMPEYSSFCYWRQPIPEINPDELL from the exons ATGGGGATGAAGAGACAGCGATCCTGGGGGAACAGGGAGCTCCAGGGAAGCAACACAGAGGACAGCACAGACAACAGTGAGCAGGATGAGTCGTCCTCGCTGAGGTCATCCTGGTCCCTG GCGGACACCATGAACTACGTGGGCCAGCTGGCAGGTCAGGTTCTGGTGACTGTCAAAGAACTGTATAAGGGCATTAACCAGGCCACGTTGTCGGGCTGCATCGATGTTGTGGTTGTCCGCCAGAGAGATGGCACCTACCAGTGTTCGCCGTTCCATGTTCGCTTTGGCAAGCTGGGCGTACTGCGCTCCAAAGAGAAAGTG ATCGACATTGAAGTGAATGGAGAGCCCGTTGACTTGCATATGAAGCTTGGTGACAATGGAGAGGCCTTTTTTGTCCAGGAAGCTGAACAGCAGAAT CAGATTGTCCCTGCCCACCTGGCCACCTCCCCAATCCCCACCGAGAGTCACCTGTTCTGGATCTCAGAGGTGGAGCATAGGGCACCAAAAGATCTGGAAGATGACCCTGCTGACCCGGAGGACACTCCAGATCCTCCTGCTCCGAGCACTGTGgccacaaaaaagaagaaaagacggAGGAAGAAGCACAAAGGAGACCCCCGTAGAGAAGAACTGACCCCACCGTCAGTCACTACTGGTAATGCTGTTGCTGCTAACACACTCGCTGCTACAACTGCTACTATGCCCAGCAGTGGGCAAAATGAGGAGATCTTTGAAATGGACCTGAGCTCTGATGAGGAAGCTGCAGTACATGTATCAAG GTCACCTTCAGTGACTACAGTGCGTGACATTGACCCCAAATTACCTGCAGCCAGACATAACCTTGATGGTTATCCAATGTCTGATGGAGACTGGCCAGCTGGTGATGG ACATGGCTTGTCTCAGGCCTTTTCCCCAAAGAGTGACTCAGAACTGGTGATGAGGCCTTCAGAGAGTTTGCTTAGAGCTGAGTCTCACATGCAGTGGACATGGGGAGAATTTCCAGAAACCACCAGA GTCACCAAGAAAGAGAAATCAGAACCACTGAAAACAGTGACCATCACCCCATCTGAGAGCACCCATTTCCGCGTCATCCTCAGCTCTGAGGCCATGGAGAATGAAACAGAGGTTGAAAAAGAAGATGCTGCCCGCTCTTCAGTGTGTAACATTGTCAAGCCCGAGCCACGGACACCTGTCACCGCTGTAACAACTGTGAGTCCGATATCATCCGTCAGCACCATATCTTCTGTTAGCCCTGAAACCCCTACAGAACCCTTTGATGTCCTCCTATCAACCTCCACCACTTGCAGTAGCCCACAGACAGATTCACCCTCAAAGAAGAAAG GTGTTCCCAAGAGGAGCCAGCATCAGGGTCCTGAGGATATCTACTTAGATGACCTGAATGTACTTGAACCTGATGTTGCTGCACGATATTTTCCTAAGAG tgaGACTGAGGCAGCTGCTAAGCACTGGATTGACTCAGAGATGCGCTCTGGTTCACAGTCTCCACAGTCGGTGGGTAGTGCAGCAGCTGACAGCGGGAcagagtgtctctctgactcaaCCAGTGACCTCCCTGATGTTACCCTTTCTCTGTGTGGAGGCCTGacagaaaatgctgaaataTCCAAAG AAAGGTTTATGGAGCATATCATTACCTATCACGAATTTGCTGAAAATCCGGCAATTATAGACAACCCCAACCTGGTAGTAAGGATAGGAAATAG ATATTATAACTGGACACTAGCTGCACCCTTGATTCTAAGCCTTCAAGCATTTCAGAAGAATTTACCAAAG GCTACAGAGGAGGCGTGGGTGAAGGAGAAAATGCCAAAGAAGTCAGGCCGCTGGTGGTTCTGGCGAAAGAGGGCGGATAGTACAATCAAGCAG TCGGAGACTAAGCTTGAAACAAAGGAGGAGCCTCATTTGGAAGGGGAAGGGCCCTCCACATCTCAGGAGAAGCTGGCCTTAAC GCCTAAAGCAAGAGATTCATCCAGTGATGAGGAGTCCAAGGAGGTGAGCGCAGCATCCTGTCAAGAGAGGCTGCAGCCAGTAGATGGTCAGCACCACCCCAGCCCACACACTTACAGAAAGTCACTACGACTTTCCTCTGATCAGATT gccagtctGAAACTGAAGGAGGGGCCAAATGATGTGACATTTAGCATCACCACCCAATACCAGGGCACGTGCCGCTGCGAGGGCACAATCTACCTGTGGAACTGGAATGACAAAGTCATTATCTCTGACATTGATGGCACCATCACAAA gtCAGATGTATTTGGACAGATACTTCCACAGTTGGGGAAGGATTGGACTCACCAGGGGATTGCCAAGCTCTACCACTCTGTAGCTGA AAATGGCTACAAGTTCTTGTACTGCTCGGCCCGGGCTATTGGCATGGCGGACATGACAAGAGGTTACTTGCAGTGGGTCAATGATGGAGGCACCATCCTGCCCCGAGGACCTCTCATGCTCTCTCCCAGCAGCCTCTTCTCTGCTTTTCACAG agaggtcATTGAGAAGAAACCAGAGATCTTCAAGATTGAATGCCTTACTGACATCAAGAACCTGTTCCAGCATAACAAGCAGCCATTCTACGCCGCCTTTGGGAATAGAGCTAAT GATGTGTTTGCCTATAAGGAAGTTGGTGTGCCAGTGTGTAGAATTTTCACAGTTAACCCAAAGGGAGAGCTGATCCAGGAGCAGACCAAGGGCAACAAGTCCTC tTATGGCAGACTTAGTGAGCTGGTGGAGCATGTGTTCCCTTTGCTGAGCAAAGAGCAGAACGAGGCCTTTGTAATGCCGGAGTACAGCTCTTTCTGTTACTGGAGACAGCCGATACCAGAAATCAATCCAGATGAACTGCTCTGA
- the lpin2 gene encoding phosphatidate phosphatase LPIN2 isoform X2: MGMKRQRSWGNRELQGSNTEDSTDNSEQDESSSLRSSWSLADTMNYVGQLAGQVLVTVKELYKGINQATLSGCIDVVVVRQRDGTYQCSPFHVRFGKLGVLRSKEKVIDIEVNGEPVDLHMKLGDNGEAFFVQEAEQQNIVPAHLATSPIPTESHLFWISEVEHRAPKDLEDDPADPEDTPDPPAPSTVATKKKKRRRKKHKGDPRREELTPPSVTTGNAVAANTLAATTATMPSSGQNEEIFEMDLSSDEEAAVHVSRSPSVTTVRDIDPKLPAARHNLDGYPMSDGDWPAGDGHGLSQAFSPKSDSELVMRPSESLLRAESHMQWTWGEFPETTRVTKKEKSEPLKTVTITPSESTHFRVILSSEAMENETEVEKEDAARSSVCNIVKPEPRTPVTAVTTVSPISSVSTISSVSPETPTEPFDVLLSTSTTCSSPQTDSPSKKKGVPKRSQHQGPEDIYLDDLNVLEPDVAARYFPKSETEAAAKHWIDSEMRSGSQSPQSVGSAAADSGTECLSDSTSDLPDVTLSLCGGLTENAEISKERFMEHIITYHEFAENPAIIDNPNLVVRIGNRYYNWTLAAPLILSLQAFQKNLPKATEEAWVKEKMPKKSGRWWFWRKRADSTIKQSETKLETKEEPHLEGEGPSTSQEKLALTPKARDSSSDEESKEVSAASCQERLQPVDGQHHPSPHTYRKSLRLSSDQIASLKLKEGPNDVTFSITTQYQGTCRCEGTIYLWNWNDKVIISDIDGTITKSDVFGQILPQLGKDWTHQGIAKLYHSVAENGYKFLYCSARAIGMADMTRGYLQWVNDGGTILPRGPLMLSPSSLFSAFHREVIEKKPEIFKIECLTDIKNLFQHNKQPFYAAFGNRANDVFAYKEVGVPVCRIFTVNPKGELIQEQTKGNKSSYGRLSELVEHVFPLLSKEQNEAFVMPEYSSFCYWRQPIPEINPDELL; encoded by the exons ATGGGGATGAAGAGACAGCGATCCTGGGGGAACAGGGAGCTCCAGGGAAGCAACACAGAGGACAGCACAGACAACAGTGAGCAGGATGAGTCGTCCTCGCTGAGGTCATCCTGGTCCCTG GCGGACACCATGAACTACGTGGGCCAGCTGGCAGGTCAGGTTCTGGTGACTGTCAAAGAACTGTATAAGGGCATTAACCAGGCCACGTTGTCGGGCTGCATCGATGTTGTGGTTGTCCGCCAGAGAGATGGCACCTACCAGTGTTCGCCGTTCCATGTTCGCTTTGGCAAGCTGGGCGTACTGCGCTCCAAAGAGAAAGTG ATCGACATTGAAGTGAATGGAGAGCCCGTTGACTTGCATATGAAGCTTGGTGACAATGGAGAGGCCTTTTTTGTCCAGGAAGCTGAACAGCAGAAT ATTGTCCCTGCCCACCTGGCCACCTCCCCAATCCCCACCGAGAGTCACCTGTTCTGGATCTCAGAGGTGGAGCATAGGGCACCAAAAGATCTGGAAGATGACCCTGCTGACCCGGAGGACACTCCAGATCCTCCTGCTCCGAGCACTGTGgccacaaaaaagaagaaaagacggAGGAAGAAGCACAAAGGAGACCCCCGTAGAGAAGAACTGACCCCACCGTCAGTCACTACTGGTAATGCTGTTGCTGCTAACACACTCGCTGCTACAACTGCTACTATGCCCAGCAGTGGGCAAAATGAGGAGATCTTTGAAATGGACCTGAGCTCTGATGAGGAAGCTGCAGTACATGTATCAAG GTCACCTTCAGTGACTACAGTGCGTGACATTGACCCCAAATTACCTGCAGCCAGACATAACCTTGATGGTTATCCAATGTCTGATGGAGACTGGCCAGCTGGTGATGG ACATGGCTTGTCTCAGGCCTTTTCCCCAAAGAGTGACTCAGAACTGGTGATGAGGCCTTCAGAGAGTTTGCTTAGAGCTGAGTCTCACATGCAGTGGACATGGGGAGAATTTCCAGAAACCACCAGA GTCACCAAGAAAGAGAAATCAGAACCACTGAAAACAGTGACCATCACCCCATCTGAGAGCACCCATTTCCGCGTCATCCTCAGCTCTGAGGCCATGGAGAATGAAACAGAGGTTGAAAAAGAAGATGCTGCCCGCTCTTCAGTGTGTAACATTGTCAAGCCCGAGCCACGGACACCTGTCACCGCTGTAACAACTGTGAGTCCGATATCATCCGTCAGCACCATATCTTCTGTTAGCCCTGAAACCCCTACAGAACCCTTTGATGTCCTCCTATCAACCTCCACCACTTGCAGTAGCCCACAGACAGATTCACCCTCAAAGAAGAAAG GTGTTCCCAAGAGGAGCCAGCATCAGGGTCCTGAGGATATCTACTTAGATGACCTGAATGTACTTGAACCTGATGTTGCTGCACGATATTTTCCTAAGAG tgaGACTGAGGCAGCTGCTAAGCACTGGATTGACTCAGAGATGCGCTCTGGTTCACAGTCTCCACAGTCGGTGGGTAGTGCAGCAGCTGACAGCGGGAcagagtgtctctctgactcaaCCAGTGACCTCCCTGATGTTACCCTTTCTCTGTGTGGAGGCCTGacagaaaatgctgaaataTCCAAAG AAAGGTTTATGGAGCATATCATTACCTATCACGAATTTGCTGAAAATCCGGCAATTATAGACAACCCCAACCTGGTAGTAAGGATAGGAAATAG ATATTATAACTGGACACTAGCTGCACCCTTGATTCTAAGCCTTCAAGCATTTCAGAAGAATTTACCAAAG GCTACAGAGGAGGCGTGGGTGAAGGAGAAAATGCCAAAGAAGTCAGGCCGCTGGTGGTTCTGGCGAAAGAGGGCGGATAGTACAATCAAGCAG TCGGAGACTAAGCTTGAAACAAAGGAGGAGCCTCATTTGGAAGGGGAAGGGCCCTCCACATCTCAGGAGAAGCTGGCCTTAAC GCCTAAAGCAAGAGATTCATCCAGTGATGAGGAGTCCAAGGAGGTGAGCGCAGCATCCTGTCAAGAGAGGCTGCAGCCAGTAGATGGTCAGCACCACCCCAGCCCACACACTTACAGAAAGTCACTACGACTTTCCTCTGATCAGATT gccagtctGAAACTGAAGGAGGGGCCAAATGATGTGACATTTAGCATCACCACCCAATACCAGGGCACGTGCCGCTGCGAGGGCACAATCTACCTGTGGAACTGGAATGACAAAGTCATTATCTCTGACATTGATGGCACCATCACAAA gtCAGATGTATTTGGACAGATACTTCCACAGTTGGGGAAGGATTGGACTCACCAGGGGATTGCCAAGCTCTACCACTCTGTAGCTGA AAATGGCTACAAGTTCTTGTACTGCTCGGCCCGGGCTATTGGCATGGCGGACATGACAAGAGGTTACTTGCAGTGGGTCAATGATGGAGGCACCATCCTGCCCCGAGGACCTCTCATGCTCTCTCCCAGCAGCCTCTTCTCTGCTTTTCACAG agaggtcATTGAGAAGAAACCAGAGATCTTCAAGATTGAATGCCTTACTGACATCAAGAACCTGTTCCAGCATAACAAGCAGCCATTCTACGCCGCCTTTGGGAATAGAGCTAAT GATGTGTTTGCCTATAAGGAAGTTGGTGTGCCAGTGTGTAGAATTTTCACAGTTAACCCAAAGGGAGAGCTGATCCAGGAGCAGACCAAGGGCAACAAGTCCTC tTATGGCAGACTTAGTGAGCTGGTGGAGCATGTGTTCCCTTTGCTGAGCAAAGAGCAGAACGAGGCCTTTGTAATGCCGGAGTACAGCTCTTTCTGTTACTGGAGACAGCCGATACCAGAAATCAATCCAGATGAACTGCTCTGA
- the lpin2 gene encoding phosphatidate phosphatase LPIN2 isoform X3 translates to MNYVGQLAGQVLVTVKELYKGINQATLSGCIDVVVVRQRDGTYQCSPFHVRFGKLGVLRSKEKVIDIEVNGEPVDLHMKLGDNGEAFFVQEAEQQNQIVPAHLATSPIPTESHLFWISEVEHRAPKDLEDDPADPEDTPDPPAPSTVATKKKKRRRKKHKGDPRREELTPPSVTTGNAVAANTLAATTATMPSSGQNEEIFEMDLSSDEEAAVHVSRSPSVTTVRDIDPKLPAARHNLDGYPMSDGDWPAGDGHGLSQAFSPKSDSELVMRPSESLLRAESHMQWTWGEFPETTRVTKKEKSEPLKTVTITPSESTHFRVILSSEAMENETEVEKEDAARSSVCNIVKPEPRTPVTAVTTVSPISSVSTISSVSPETPTEPFDVLLSTSTTCSSPQTDSPSKKKGVPKRSQHQGPEDIYLDDLNVLEPDVAARYFPKSETEAAAKHWIDSEMRSGSQSPQSVGSAAADSGTECLSDSTSDLPDVTLSLCGGLTENAEISKERFMEHIITYHEFAENPAIIDNPNLVVRIGNRYYNWTLAAPLILSLQAFQKNLPKATEEAWVKEKMPKKSGRWWFWRKRADSTIKQSETKLETKEEPHLEGEGPSTSQEKLALTPKARDSSSDEESKEVSAASCQERLQPVDGQHHPSPHTYRKSLRLSSDQIASLKLKEGPNDVTFSITTQYQGTCRCEGTIYLWNWNDKVIISDIDGTITKSDVFGQILPQLGKDWTHQGIAKLYHSVAENGYKFLYCSARAIGMADMTRGYLQWVNDGGTILPRGPLMLSPSSLFSAFHREVIEKKPEIFKIECLTDIKNLFQHNKQPFYAAFGNRANDVFAYKEVGVPVCRIFTVNPKGELIQEQTKGNKSSYGRLSELVEHVFPLLSKEQNEAFVMPEYSSFCYWRQPIPEINPDELL, encoded by the exons ATGAACTACGTGGGCCAGCTGGCAGGTCAGGTTCTGGTGACTGTCAAAGAACTGTATAAGGGCATTAACCAGGCCACGTTGTCGGGCTGCATCGATGTTGTGGTTGTCCGCCAGAGAGATGGCACCTACCAGTGTTCGCCGTTCCATGTTCGCTTTGGCAAGCTGGGCGTACTGCGCTCCAAAGAGAAAGTG ATCGACATTGAAGTGAATGGAGAGCCCGTTGACTTGCATATGAAGCTTGGTGACAATGGAGAGGCCTTTTTTGTCCAGGAAGCTGAACAGCAGAAT CAGATTGTCCCTGCCCACCTGGCCACCTCCCCAATCCCCACCGAGAGTCACCTGTTCTGGATCTCAGAGGTGGAGCATAGGGCACCAAAAGATCTGGAAGATGACCCTGCTGACCCGGAGGACACTCCAGATCCTCCTGCTCCGAGCACTGTGgccacaaaaaagaagaaaagacggAGGAAGAAGCACAAAGGAGACCCCCGTAGAGAAGAACTGACCCCACCGTCAGTCACTACTGGTAATGCTGTTGCTGCTAACACACTCGCTGCTACAACTGCTACTATGCCCAGCAGTGGGCAAAATGAGGAGATCTTTGAAATGGACCTGAGCTCTGATGAGGAAGCTGCAGTACATGTATCAAG GTCACCTTCAGTGACTACAGTGCGTGACATTGACCCCAAATTACCTGCAGCCAGACATAACCTTGATGGTTATCCAATGTCTGATGGAGACTGGCCAGCTGGTGATGG ACATGGCTTGTCTCAGGCCTTTTCCCCAAAGAGTGACTCAGAACTGGTGATGAGGCCTTCAGAGAGTTTGCTTAGAGCTGAGTCTCACATGCAGTGGACATGGGGAGAATTTCCAGAAACCACCAGA GTCACCAAGAAAGAGAAATCAGAACCACTGAAAACAGTGACCATCACCCCATCTGAGAGCACCCATTTCCGCGTCATCCTCAGCTCTGAGGCCATGGAGAATGAAACAGAGGTTGAAAAAGAAGATGCTGCCCGCTCTTCAGTGTGTAACATTGTCAAGCCCGAGCCACGGACACCTGTCACCGCTGTAACAACTGTGAGTCCGATATCATCCGTCAGCACCATATCTTCTGTTAGCCCTGAAACCCCTACAGAACCCTTTGATGTCCTCCTATCAACCTCCACCACTTGCAGTAGCCCACAGACAGATTCACCCTCAAAGAAGAAAG GTGTTCCCAAGAGGAGCCAGCATCAGGGTCCTGAGGATATCTACTTAGATGACCTGAATGTACTTGAACCTGATGTTGCTGCACGATATTTTCCTAAGAG tgaGACTGAGGCAGCTGCTAAGCACTGGATTGACTCAGAGATGCGCTCTGGTTCACAGTCTCCACAGTCGGTGGGTAGTGCAGCAGCTGACAGCGGGAcagagtgtctctctgactcaaCCAGTGACCTCCCTGATGTTACCCTTTCTCTGTGTGGAGGCCTGacagaaaatgctgaaataTCCAAAG AAAGGTTTATGGAGCATATCATTACCTATCACGAATTTGCTGAAAATCCGGCAATTATAGACAACCCCAACCTGGTAGTAAGGATAGGAAATAG ATATTATAACTGGACACTAGCTGCACCCTTGATTCTAAGCCTTCAAGCATTTCAGAAGAATTTACCAAAG GCTACAGAGGAGGCGTGGGTGAAGGAGAAAATGCCAAAGAAGTCAGGCCGCTGGTGGTTCTGGCGAAAGAGGGCGGATAGTACAATCAAGCAG TCGGAGACTAAGCTTGAAACAAAGGAGGAGCCTCATTTGGAAGGGGAAGGGCCCTCCACATCTCAGGAGAAGCTGGCCTTAAC GCCTAAAGCAAGAGATTCATCCAGTGATGAGGAGTCCAAGGAGGTGAGCGCAGCATCCTGTCAAGAGAGGCTGCAGCCAGTAGATGGTCAGCACCACCCCAGCCCACACACTTACAGAAAGTCACTACGACTTTCCTCTGATCAGATT gccagtctGAAACTGAAGGAGGGGCCAAATGATGTGACATTTAGCATCACCACCCAATACCAGGGCACGTGCCGCTGCGAGGGCACAATCTACCTGTGGAACTGGAATGACAAAGTCATTATCTCTGACATTGATGGCACCATCACAAA gtCAGATGTATTTGGACAGATACTTCCACAGTTGGGGAAGGATTGGACTCACCAGGGGATTGCCAAGCTCTACCACTCTGTAGCTGA AAATGGCTACAAGTTCTTGTACTGCTCGGCCCGGGCTATTGGCATGGCGGACATGACAAGAGGTTACTTGCAGTGGGTCAATGATGGAGGCACCATCCTGCCCCGAGGACCTCTCATGCTCTCTCCCAGCAGCCTCTTCTCTGCTTTTCACAG agaggtcATTGAGAAGAAACCAGAGATCTTCAAGATTGAATGCCTTACTGACATCAAGAACCTGTTCCAGCATAACAAGCAGCCATTCTACGCCGCCTTTGGGAATAGAGCTAAT GATGTGTTTGCCTATAAGGAAGTTGGTGTGCCAGTGTGTAGAATTTTCACAGTTAACCCAAAGGGAGAGCTGATCCAGGAGCAGACCAAGGGCAACAAGTCCTC tTATGGCAGACTTAGTGAGCTGGTGGAGCATGTGTTCCCTTTGCTGAGCAAAGAGCAGAACGAGGCCTTTGTAATGCCGGAGTACAGCTCTTTCTGTTACTGGAGACAGCCGATACCAGAAATCAATCCAGATGAACTGCTCTGA